The nucleotide window ATGACATGAACCACAACACACCAGACCCGACTGGGAGACAGGAAAAATGTCCGTCTTGGCTGCAGCATCTCAACTTTCCCACATGACTCCCGCCGCACCATCTCACGATCACGCGCGACTAGACCGGCGGGCCGCAAGCACAGACGAACGCCCGAaccccccgtcgccggccacggccacggctccAGTCGTCGCGCGTCAAAAAGCCCTCCGCTGTTACGTTGTGAGACATTTGCCCTGCCCGGTTTTCCAGTCTCGTTGCACTGTGCATATGTAGAGCCAACGCGACCCGGCTGCTTTTTCCTCATGTagcgcgagcgcctcggaGACAAAACAGCCAGTAGCAATGCCGTTTTGGCATCTCCGGTGCATGAAAGCAGGGAAAGGCGGTTTCGGCGGTGGAGATGGCGGCATGCGCTGTCAGctcgcgacgacgtcacTCGCCAACGACTCCCCGTGGCATTGATGGCTTATGACTAGTTCTGGGGGTTGATTTGATTTCTTCTTGGGGCGAAGCTAGTACTCTCTGTATGGGTTCAAGACAAGATCAAACAATAGTTCGCCTTGTAGCGCGAAATGGGTGTTCGCGATATTGGCGCACTACGTGTGCTCACGAGGTCATGTCACGACCCGTCGCGGGCAAACGGCGTTCCCCTAGCTCCTTTCAATATTGGAGAACTCTTCACGGCCCATTCCTGTCATTCGGTCCTTGAAATTGGTGCTTCTGCTGAAAGAAGTCGCCTCGTCACTCTAGTGACCTGCGACGATAGGCTCATATGCAGTCCGCTGTCCAAAACGCTTTCGTTCAACAACGAATACTTGTACTGCTATATACAAGACACATAATAGTCCGCAGTTCACGGTCCGCTACATTGTCCCCTTGAGTAAAATATCTTAGGACTGTTGACTCTACTTGAGTACATGTATCGTAGCACCTCCGGCAGTCACGCCGCCTCCTGTGGGAATATTAAGACACCGAACCCATCAATACGTGAACAAGGCATGCCGTTATATGCAGCAGCCCTGAATCACAGCGACTGCAAGATATCTAAAGTCATTTCGGCACAATCTTATGTTATGTTTCGCATCTAACGCTTGCCGAATGGGCACTGATCAATCCATGTCCCAGCTGTCGTTTCCAAGTACTGCCCATACACAGGCGTCAACTCTCAGGTTGAGATCAAGGATTCATGTCACTGGTCCCCCTTCTCCAAGCATCATAGCAATGTCCAAGACCACCCCAGCATCCCGTTATTCCGAGATTAGAATGCTGTTCTATAAGAAAAGTCTTGATTTGCACTCTTGTCACAGTCAGTTGCTGGGCACCAGGCTCGACAATTCCTTCAATACCGAGCACGACTTGCGCTAGCACTGAAAATAGCGCGGCGCGTGCAGTctcagacagacagacataAAAAAGAACAATGCACTGAATCATCGAGTCGCCACGCTGTCCTCCCTTATTGTAAGACAGCATTAGTATAAGTTAGTATCACCGCTGGCCCAGTATCAAGTGGCGAACTTGGCAGACTTTGTCGGCACGCTTGAACGGACCTCTCCACAGTGGCTTCTAAGATTCCAGCGCCAAAAACCCACACGACGCTTTTTCTGGCATCGCCAGTTGGGAATAACGCGGGTACAGATTGATGCCGAGGAGTTGACCACTCCAATCCAAAATTCGATGACGTTCATGGCTTTCAACCATTTGATCAACTCCATTTGAAATTTCATGATGCCTGGCGACCCATGACCTGATTGAGGCTAGGGTCAATTGTACCCAGCGCAATCGCAATGTCAAGAACCTATGGTTTCTTACATGTGAGCTAAAAACTCACGTATATTATTGCGCACTGCGGTGCTTCAAAGAGTAATTGATTCCTGTCACACCAGACCGGAACCCCTTGCTCCCAGCCATCAATGTGCACGCCGTTGCAGTTTGCGGAGCGATGCATCTACAACACATGAGACGTCTCATAGACTGAAATCCACGTAATCACCCCACAAAGAATTGTCCAGGCGGTGACTTCTCTATTGCGTGGGGTTGATGACCGGCATAGCAtaaagggcggcggcgagtcggaAGCCTTGACTGTGCTTGCTCCAGTCTCCGTGCTTGTTGGGAGGACTGGACCGAAGTTTAAGGTGCAATAGTCGAGGAAAAATATGTCAATACATTTCATGCACTAGTAAATAGTTTCAATCCTTCAGGGTTCCTCAACGCCTTTACTCCTTTGAGCATGAAGTGTAAAGAAGCATCATGAGCtagatggcgggcggggacggATGAGAGCAGCCAGTGCACCAGCGATATGAATCACTCAATGCAAGAATGTTGAGGCACGTGGCGCAGATTGCCAGGCTTTCCAAGGCACGAAAAGCTtcaggaagaagaaaagaacATGGATTGGCGAGGCGAGCTTTCTGCGCaggcgcgctgctgcctACGGATGTGAATCGGTCTGGTGTGGGAACAACTAACAGCTGGCGGCAACTGTCGACAGCTGATGAGATTTGGACCGGCTATGTACATTTCTTTCACTCAAGATTTCGTCAAGGGATAGCAGACTCAGCGGCCTGGTTACCCATTTTTCATTTTAGTCAATGCGTCTCTGCGTCGGCTTCCTATTCCTGGTCCAAGGACCAAGGAATCACCAAGCGATACCACGCCTAGGCGCATACATGGTTCGGCTCACCCCAAAAGGGCCATTCTGTGACGCCAACGAGTTCCCTCGACTGCGATGCGCCCAGGGGCTGAGCGAATACATCAGCCAGCGAGGGGAATTCGCCGACTGCGGGTTGATTCATGTACCTACATGTATATTGACCTACTGCATACGCATGTACATACTCATTTCCATATTCATTACTACTCATATATCCGTAAGTAGGCACTATAATTATCTCCTAACGTACGTTGGGTAACTCCTCCTCAGGTACTTGAATCAATTTTATACCCTGCTCTCACCGTCCGGAGCTTGCGTCGCATCACCGGACGAGACGCCGAGCCTCTTCTTCACCATGATCTTCACCCCAGGGGGAGGCACCAAGGTTTCAAGCAGCCAAATGTTCGGCGGCCTCCTACCCTCATTCTCAGGGGGAAAGCATATATCGTAGTGCATCAACAAATAGGAAGTGATCATTTTGAGCTCAAAGTCAACTATGAATCTACCGGGACAGGCGGTTTTACCGTGGCCAAATGGCAGATATTGTTTAGACGTGGAAGTAAAGCTCAAAGAGCcaaggcccggccggccttcggcgtcgctggctgCCTCGCGAAGGCGCGAGAAGCGGAACGGATCGTACTTGCAGGGCtcctcgaggtgctcggcgTCCGTCTGCGGCCCACGGTTGAAGAGTGAGACCATGGCGCCCTTCGGCAGCGagacgccgtcctcggtgACGAGTCCGTCGACGAGAACCTTGCGCGGGACGGTGCGGTTGGCGAAGCTGTGGgtgcgcagcgtctcgcgggcgacgctgtcgatgcgactcatcgcggcggcctttgccttGGTCCAAGTACCATCAGGCGCGGCACCAATGACGCGGGCGATTTCGTCGCGTAGAACGGCCACGGTGTCGAACTCGGCGTCAGAGCCCAGAATGTCGAGTATCATGTTTGTCAACTGGACTCTGGGCAGGTGGATCAATCCGAAGTTGGCCACGCATAACCGCCGGCACATGTCGTCGGGGTTGAGCTCTTCTGGCATGTGCTCCGCGGCGTATCGGAGCATCATCTGGTAGTGGTCCTGCGGCATGGGCACGTCCGGGTCTTCCTTGTTTCGGTGGAGGAGTCGCATGCGCTCCTCATACAGTGGGCGAACATGCCGGCCAAGCTTGGCTATGTTGCGTGAGAGCGGTAGACTGGCGAGCCTACCGACCACCGGTTTAAGAAAATTCGGGCTGGCGCCTGTGATACCCGCGTTCAACAAGAGCCCATCAATGGCGGCCAAGCAACTTTCGTGATACTCTTCATTCCGACCTGTGCTGGCTGTGAGCCATTACTGATGCCAGTTTGTCGCAGTCTATAGGCCGGGAAACAAAGATGACTTACATAGCTGCAAACCCTCGACCGAGGAGCCTAGAGTAAAGTAAGTCGCAACTTGGGCGATGACCGTTTCCACGGTCTTGTACAAGTCAATCTCTCTCCAGCTCTGCGTGTCGTCCCCCAATAAGGTGTCGAAAGCCACAGCCAGCTCCTCTTTCAGCGCGTCACCCCTGGCTTCCATTACTTGATCCATATCCCTCTTTACAAGGGGGATGGGCCGTGCGTCCGCCGCAAATCTCTGGCTCCCTAGACTATAAGTAACCTGCTCgatctcgacgagggcctgcgaGACGCTCAGGGTCCCCTCGGGCTGCTCGATAAGCCATTGAATCGCGCTAAAGGGCAGAACGATCTCGTCCCGGCAACCGAGCCCCGGGATAAGGACGGTTTTCCCTTGTTTAGAGTACTGTTTTCCTGTCGGTCAGCCATGATGTACTCGGCACCACATGAAGCATCCCGCTCCAAAGTGTGCTGGTTACATTCTCATAGGCCTCTCGGTAGAGAG belongs to Purpureocillium takamizusanense chromosome 1, complete sequence and includes:
- a CDS encoding uncharacterized protein (COG:Q~TransMembrane:1 (o12-34i)~EggNog:ENOG503Q5VD); amino-acid sequence: MASLGWTWPSLIVRSDVVAVGMLLAVATFYNFYFTIRYPRNLARVGRKPGQTGFTLRTRWQYYTDCESLYREAYENYSKQGKTVLIPGLGCRDEIVLPFSAIQWLIEQPEGTLSVSQALVEIEQVTYSLGSQRFAADARPIPLVKRDMDQVMEARGDALKEELAVAFDTLLGDDTQSWREIDLYKTVETVIAQVATYFTLGSSVEGLQLCRNEEYHESCLAAIDGLLLNAGITGASPNFLKPVVGRLASLPLSRNIAKLGRHVRPLYEERMRLLHRNKEDPDVPMPQDHYQMMLRYAAEHMPEELNPDDMCRRLCVANFGLIHLPRVQLTNMILDILGSDAEFDTVAVLRDEIARVIGAAPDGTWTKAKAAAMSRIDSVARETLRTHSFANRTVPRKVLVDGLVTEDGVSLPKGAMVSLFNRGPQTDAEHLEEPCKYDPFRFSRLREAASDAEGRPGLGSLSFTSTSKQYLPFGHGKTACPGRFIVDFELKMITSYLLMHYDICFPPENEGRRPPNIWLLETLVPPPGVKIMVKKRLGVSSGDATQAPDGESRV